The Nitrospira sp. KM1 genome includes a window with the following:
- the bcp gene encoding thioredoxin-dependent thiol peroxidase, whose protein sequence is MAKSLDVGDKAPELSLPDQHGKTVTLSSFKGKQVVLYFYPKDDTPGCTKESCDFRDVESQIMRAGGVILGVSLDNKESHQKFVKKYGLPFALLSDEDASISKAYGVYKEKNMYGKKYWGIERSTFVIDSAGKLKAVFRKVSVDGHADAVLTALKS, encoded by the coding sequence ATGGCAAAATCCTTAGATGTCGGAGACAAGGCGCCCGAATTGTCACTCCCGGATCAACACGGCAAAACGGTCACGCTGAGCAGTTTCAAAGGCAAGCAGGTGGTGCTCTATTTTTATCCGAAGGACGATACCCCCGGCTGCACGAAAGAATCCTGCGATTTTCGGGATGTCGAGTCACAGATTATGCGTGCGGGTGGCGTGATTCTCGGGGTCAGTCTCGATAACAAGGAATCGCACCAGAAGTTTGTCAAGAAGTACGGATTGCCGTTTGCACTCCTCAGCGATGAGGATGCGTCAATCTCCAAGGCCTATGGGGTTTATAAGGAAAAAAACATGTATGGCAAGAAGTATTGGGGGATTGAACGGAGTACGTTTGTCATCGACTCCGCGGGAAAGCTGAAAGCGGTCTTTCGCAAGGTCAGTGTAGACGGACATGCGGACGCCGTCTTAACCGCCCTGAAATCCTAG
- a CDS encoding nuclear transport factor 2 family protein: protein MLRQLIRISLCLLTLNLFQAGLNLGFAAEDLGAEAAIRAMVRANAQKDMAALSRLMAHDDDITSYTIMGRKYVGWADLERDMLEEFSSAVSLDLPIKELKVWTKGDLAWYTMELDYIRTVKEGSERQKSLLPLRETGVLERREGHWVLLSWHESFRNSGGAVRLTDEAQKPAAGTLASNSSALSFDLSGEWDILEVEDDKRYKATLDKAGNGPYTQHGGRFVTTKFSDRLWQGTWHQPGNDREGGFEVLLSEDGTQAKGVWWYTRVGSQKSIPPREHGGTYQWKRMTPVPSAR from the coding sequence ATGTTGCGTCAACTCATACGGATCAGTTTGTGCTTGCTGACGTTGAATTTGTTCCAGGCAGGGTTAAATCTTGGATTCGCCGCGGAGGATCTCGGCGCGGAAGCTGCCATTCGTGCCATGGTCCGTGCAAATGCCCAAAAGGACATGGCGGCGCTGTCTCGACTGATGGCGCACGATGACGATATCACCAGTTATACCATTATGGGACGTAAGTATGTCGGATGGGCGGATCTCGAACGCGACATGCTTGAGGAGTTTTCATCTGCAGTTTCGCTTGATCTACCGATCAAAGAGCTGAAGGTGTGGACCAAAGGCGATCTGGCCTGGTACACCATGGAACTGGACTACATCCGTACGGTCAAGGAAGGCAGTGAGCGACAGAAATCGTTGCTTCCGCTACGGGAGACCGGGGTGTTGGAGCGGCGCGAAGGTCACTGGGTATTGCTCTCCTGGCATGAATCGTTCAGAAACTCTGGTGGGGCCGTACGTCTCACCGATGAAGCACAGAAACCGGCAGCCGGTACGCTGGCATCGAACTCTTCAGCTCTTTCGTTTGACTTGAGCGGCGAGTGGGATATTCTCGAGGTGGAAGACGATAAGCGTTATAAAGCGACCCTCGACAAAGCCGGGAACGGCCCCTACACGCAGCATGGCGGCCGGTTCGTCACCACAAAATTTTCAGACCGTCTCTGGCAGGGAACCTGGCACCAGCCGGGAAACGATAGAGAAGGAGGCTTCGAGGTTCTCCTGTCTGAAGACGGGACCCAAGCCAAGGGAGTCTGGTGGTATACCCGCGTCGGAAGTCAGAAGAGTATTCCACCTCGCGAACACGGCGGCACATATCAATGGAAACGAATGACTCCGGTTCCGTCTGCGCGATGA
- a CDS encoding tetratricopeptide repeat protein: protein MKPICTGRTAVSIILVVMMMGGSLACAKKVKPLVPLTLESRVPPQAVTLTEQGTQAFQGKQFEEAKGYFYQAVTAAPESGQAHYNYALALNALGDTEQARQQFIEAANLAPGDKVIWDSPALRQYGNPQSPKAFKEHPTTNSRPTFGGGPR from the coding sequence ATGAAGCCGATTTGCACAGGTAGAACCGCTGTATCGATCATTCTCGTCGTCATGATGATGGGAGGATCGCTCGCTTGTGCGAAGAAGGTCAAACCGCTCGTGCCTCTCACCCTCGAGTCCCGTGTTCCGCCTCAGGCGGTAACCCTGACGGAACAAGGGACTCAAGCGTTTCAAGGGAAACAGTTTGAAGAAGCCAAAGGGTACTTTTACCAGGCTGTGACGGCGGCACCAGAGTCCGGGCAGGCCCATTATAACTATGCGCTCGCGCTCAATGCGTTGGGCGACACGGAGCAGGCGAGACAGCAATTCATCGAAGCGGCGAATCTGGCTCCTGGAGACAAAGTCATCTGGGACTCTCCGGCGTTACGGCAATACGGCAACCCGCAATCGCCGAAGGCCTTCAAGGAACACCCCACGACCAATAGTCGGCCGACATTTGGCGGCGGGCCCCGGTAG
- a CDS encoding DUF507 family protein: MLSEDKTTHLSHVILKAVKSSSHVAVKTDDSRVLKDIKRVLTVELAQEAEIDRKTRAKLASYSRGIVEGSQEWDVLYRKTFEEETRKQVKG, from the coding sequence ATGCTGAGCGAAGACAAAACGACCCACCTCTCGCATGTGATTCTCAAGGCCGTCAAGAGTTCGTCGCATGTGGCGGTCAAAACCGATGATAGCCGGGTCTTGAAAGACATCAAACGTGTGTTGACTGTGGAATTGGCGCAGGAAGCTGAGATCGACAGGAAGACTCGCGCCAAGCTCGCTTCGTATTCGAGAGGGATCGTGGAAGGCAGTCAGGAATGGGACGTACTCTACCGCAAGACATTCGAGGAAGAGACGCGAAAGCAGGTAAAGGGATAA
- a CDS encoding cyclophilin-like fold protein yields MSESIKKIRITVGSVQVEAELKGTRTAGEVYAALPVEVPVNSWGEEFYFKLGGVKDHRETATNQVKVGDVAFWGAGQVVAIFFGRTPMSMGPDPVPADRVNIIGRILGDATIFRRVMESPTIRMERA; encoded by the coding sequence ATGAGTGAATCAATAAAAAAGATACGAATCACGGTCGGTTCTGTCCAGGTCGAGGCGGAATTGAAAGGAACAAGGACGGCCGGAGAGGTCTATGCGGCGCTGCCGGTTGAAGTTCCCGTCAACTCTTGGGGAGAAGAGTTTTATTTCAAACTGGGAGGGGTGAAGGATCATCGGGAAACCGCCACCAATCAAGTAAAAGTCGGCGATGTGGCCTTTTGGGGGGCCGGGCAAGTCGTCGCAATCTTCTTTGGTCGAACGCCCATGAGTATGGGCCCCGATCCTGTTCCTGCCGACCGTGTGAACATTATCGGTCGCATCCTCGGTGACGCGACGATTTTCAGACGAGTCATGGAATCTCCGACCATCAGAATGGAACGGGCGTGA
- a CDS encoding DUF507 family protein → MRLSKERVRHLAEALTAKLEAEGHIVLSGPRQSFVDLLDRTVTDELSIEDKLNAEVRQLLKTYEHEIERGNVDYQKMFMMLKSKLVRERGLVL, encoded by the coding sequence ATGCGGCTCTCCAAGGAACGGGTTCGACATTTGGCAGAGGCGCTTACGGCCAAGTTGGAAGCAGAAGGACATATCGTCTTATCGGGGCCGCGCCAATCGTTTGTGGACCTTCTGGACCGCACCGTGACCGATGAATTATCAATTGAGGACAAACTGAACGCCGAGGTTCGACAGCTGCTGAAGACCTACGAGCATGAAATCGAACGGGGAAATGTCGATTACCAGAAGATGTTCATGATGTTAAAAAGCAAACTGGTCCGCGAACGAGGTTTGGTTCTTTGA
- a CDS encoding Gfo/Idh/MocA family protein, whose product MIVLPKGPIGVGLVGVGRHGSRYARYLAKDVPGAVLAAICRKRVEEQLPFDNVSVYGDFRDLIADPRVHAVVVVTSPLLCHDICLEAVRAGKPVLVEKPLAFNGAQARSMVAEADRASVPLMTAQTMRFDPTILKLKEQLGLIGRLQTVTLRSHIETKANVLSDHGTPVSLGALLELGIHMLDLVRFATGEEVARVQAVLVPPADEGPEQAVQARMLTAEGIECLLDVARVEGRRQGWSEWVGSEGMLRADWCCRTVRYTDRHGESTEWIVEPEPTVLAVLMAFIRAIRDGVPPPITGADGCRAVELADACYRSSETGGAWMDVASLD is encoded by the coding sequence ATGATCGTGTTGCCGAAAGGACCGATCGGTGTCGGTCTCGTCGGGGTCGGGAGACACGGAAGCCGGTATGCACGATATTTGGCCAAGGATGTGCCGGGCGCCGTTCTTGCTGCGATTTGTCGTAAGCGAGTGGAAGAACAACTTCCCTTCGATAACGTTTCCGTATACGGGGATTTCCGTGATCTGATCGCTGATCCGCGTGTTCACGCCGTCGTCGTGGTGACCTCACCGCTATTGTGTCATGACATTTGCCTCGAGGCAGTGCGAGCGGGAAAGCCGGTTTTGGTTGAAAAACCGTTGGCGTTCAACGGTGCCCAGGCCAGATCGATGGTCGCTGAAGCGGACCGGGCCTCGGTTCCTCTCATGACCGCGCAGACCATGCGGTTCGATCCGACCATTCTCAAACTGAAAGAACAGCTCGGGCTAATCGGTCGCCTTCAGACTGTAACATTACGAAGCCACATCGAAACCAAGGCCAATGTGCTGAGCGATCATGGAACTCCTGTAAGCCTGGGAGCCCTGTTGGAACTCGGGATCCATATGTTGGATCTTGTACGCTTCGCCACCGGCGAAGAAGTCGCTCGGGTGCAAGCGGTGCTTGTTCCGCCTGCTGATGAGGGGCCGGAACAGGCAGTTCAGGCGCGAATGCTGACGGCTGAGGGTATCGAATGTCTCTTGGACGTGGCGCGGGTAGAGGGACGACGACAGGGGTGGAGTGAGTGGGTAGGCAGCGAGGGGATGCTACGGGCTGACTGGTGCTGCCGAACCGTTAGGTATACCGATCGTCACGGTGAATCAACTGAATGGATCGTCGAGCCTGAACCTACGGTGCTTGCCGTTCTCATGGCATTCATCCGCGCCATTCGAGACGGAGTTCCACCGCCGATTACCGGCGCAGATGGATGCCGTGCGGTCGAATTGGCGGATGCCTGTTATCGATCATCCGAAACGGGCGGAGCCTGGATGGACGTGGCTTCCCTCGATTAA
- a CDS encoding dienelactone hydrolase family protein, with protein MATSTTAPFTPEQIGTGTCRFPSGAAIPTATDAAVDPYIRTRVTKHVQVECIQFWPQVPGVFPGIVLLHEWWGLNSQIKDLGSRLACEGYNVIIPNLYARLGGMVTANGEVAEALMNKLTESLVIQDINSCCEYFNTKEHVKRNIHGVVGFGMGGSFALRFACQRKRLRAAVSYYGRMVQPDSLLKDLYCPVLYHQPGRDTWVAPDDVDRLRKAAADYDKRVEILTYPDAPHAFSNELRPDGYREDTHTQAWNATAAFLKSCLQVA; from the coding sequence GTGGCAACTTCCACTACCGCCCCCTTCACCCCAGAACAGATCGGAACTGGAACGTGCCGCTTTCCAAGCGGGGCGGCTATTCCAACGGCGACCGACGCGGCCGTTGATCCATACATCCGGACTAGGGTGACCAAACATGTGCAGGTTGAATGTATTCAATTCTGGCCGCAGGTTCCGGGCGTCTTCCCGGGAATCGTCCTGTTGCACGAATGGTGGGGGCTGAATTCACAGATCAAGGATCTCGGATCCAGACTGGCCTGTGAGGGCTACAATGTGATCATTCCCAATCTTTATGCGCGACTCGGGGGAATGGTGACGGCCAACGGCGAAGTGGCGGAAGCCCTGATGAATAAACTCACCGAATCGCTGGTTATTCAAGACATCAATTCCTGTTGTGAATATTTCAACACGAAAGAGCACGTCAAACGGAATATCCATGGGGTTGTGGGGTTCGGGATGGGCGGTAGTTTCGCCCTGCGATTCGCCTGCCAACGCAAGCGTCTACGGGCGGCTGTCTCATACTATGGACGAATGGTTCAGCCTGACAGCCTGTTGAAGGACTTGTATTGCCCGGTCCTATACCACCAGCCTGGTCGCGATACATGGGTCGCTCCGGACGACGTTGACCGACTCCGTAAGGCCGCAGCCGACTATGACAAACGTGTCGAGATCCTAACTTACCCGGATGCCCCGCATGCGTTCAGCAACGAGCTCCGTCCCGACGGCTACCGCGAGGATACTCACACCCAGGCCTGGAATGCCACCGCGGCGTTCTTAAAATCATGCCTTCAGGTGGCATAG
- a CDS encoding DUF423 domain-containing protein, giving the protein MHGRSSASQFLFLGCLFAAGAVGAGAFGAHSLKHVLDASMLTVFETAVRYQMYHALALCIVSWAMDRYADPRLSSVGWLFTAGIIGFSGSLYAVSLLEIRWLGAVTPLGGVAFITGWILLAWRVRQPRGNMQ; this is encoded by the coding sequence ATGCATGGACGATCGTCAGCATCTCAGTTCCTTTTCCTCGGATGCCTCTTCGCGGCCGGCGCCGTGGGGGCCGGGGCATTCGGCGCGCATTCCCTCAAGCATGTGCTCGATGCGTCCATGCTGACCGTCTTTGAAACAGCCGTCCGGTATCAAATGTATCATGCTCTCGCGCTTTGCATTGTGTCTTGGGCGATGGACCGGTATGCAGACCCCCGACTTTCTTCAGTGGGATGGTTGTTTACCGCCGGGATTATCGGCTTTTCTGGAAGCCTTTACGCGGTTTCGCTGTTGGAAATCCGTTGGTTGGGGGCGGTCACCCCTCTGGGGGGCGTCGCTTTTATCACAGGCTGGATCCTGCTGGCGTGGCGGGTAAGACAACCCAGAGGCAATATGCAGTAA
- a CDS encoding PP2C family serine/threonine-protein phosphatase, whose product MTDVWVGAGLTDTGYVRTANQDAFAVLNEHRIWVVADGMGGHPAGDLAANTAVEIVREKVLHALEFTQHLYRAPEQALSNLLVGANQAIWDRGNLQPWNRGMGTTIVLVAITATPSPIAHISHVGDSRAYLLHGNLMNQLTRDHTVVEEYIRNGLLDASAAATHPERHILTRALGIDSTPRPDYVSVPLIPGDVLLLCSDGLTKMLGDDDIAKILSQYRHTPKEACHGLVGEALRRGGVDNVTVVVCTSRPPYPADGH is encoded by the coding sequence ATGACAGACGTTTGGGTCGGAGCCGGCCTCACCGACACGGGATATGTGCGCACCGCCAATCAGGATGCCTTCGCTGTACTCAATGAACATCGGATCTGGGTCGTAGCCGATGGGATGGGAGGACATCCTGCCGGGGATCTGGCGGCCAACACAGCAGTAGAAATCGTCCGCGAGAAAGTATTGCATGCTCTTGAGTTTACCCAACATCTGTATCGAGCACCCGAACAGGCGTTGTCCAACCTGCTGGTCGGTGCCAATCAGGCAATTTGGGATCGGGGGAATCTTCAACCATGGAACCGAGGCATGGGAACGACGATCGTCCTCGTCGCAATTACGGCAACGCCGTCTCCCATTGCGCATATCTCACACGTGGGAGACAGCCGCGCCTATCTTCTGCACGGAAATCTCATGAATCAACTTACCCGCGACCATACGGTTGTTGAAGAATACATCCGCAACGGACTGCTGGATGCATCGGCTGCTGCTACCCATCCAGAGCGTCACATTCTGACCCGTGCGCTCGGCATCGATTCGACGCCCCGACCGGATTACGTATCGGTCCCGCTCATTCCGGGCGATGTACTATTGCTGTGCAGCGACGGACTCACCAAGATGCTCGGGGATGATGATATAGCCAAGATCCTATCCCAGTACCGTCACACTCCTAAGGAAGCATGCCATGGTCTTGTCGGCGAAGCCCTGCGAAGAGGAGGGGTGGATAATGTGACTGTTGTCGTGTGCACATCCAGGCCGCCATATCCTGCAGACGGCCATTGA
- a CDS encoding ribonuclease H-like domain-containing protein encodes MLTSTFVLLNGLGPAMERRLWEIGVTDWANFLQQSAVPTLSAARKSWYDQDLLVATSQLEAGRAAYFGTCLKSRDHWRLYGTFRHRALYLDIETTGLPAGVGQVTVIGLYRNGGMTSLIHGENLAEEYMEAELEQTDILVTFFGRGFDIPYLRATYPRLKFDKPHFDLCFAARRLGLRGGLKGIEREMLIERDSTLEGLDGWDAVRLWHQWRRGDTSSLELLLRYNTADTKNLEPLADLLFDRMVTQYGPPSVGIQAGKTAPPSGTP; translated from the coding sequence ATGCTGACTTCCACCTTCGTGTTGCTCAACGGACTGGGGCCTGCCATGGAGCGGCGTCTTTGGGAAATCGGCGTGACCGATTGGGCAAATTTCCTGCAGCAATCCGCAGTTCCCACACTGTCTGCAGCCAGAAAATCCTGGTATGATCAGGACCTTCTCGTCGCGACTTCGCAGCTCGAAGCGGGTCGAGCCGCGTATTTTGGTACCTGCCTCAAGAGCCGTGATCACTGGCGTTTGTATGGCACCTTCCGTCATAGGGCCCTCTACCTGGATATCGAGACGACGGGTCTTCCAGCTGGAGTGGGCCAAGTCACGGTCATAGGCCTCTATCGAAATGGAGGAATGACGAGCCTGATTCACGGGGAAAACCTGGCGGAGGAATATATGGAGGCCGAGCTCGAGCAGACCGATATCCTCGTCACGTTTTTTGGCCGAGGTTTTGATATACCGTACCTCCGGGCAACATACCCACGTCTGAAATTCGACAAACCACATTTCGACCTTTGCTTTGCCGCCAGACGGTTGGGGTTGCGTGGAGGGCTGAAGGGAATAGAACGGGAGATGCTGATTGAAAGAGATTCGACCCTCGAGGGACTGGATGGATGGGACGCCGTACGTCTATGGCACCAATGGAGACGCGGTGATACGTCTTCCCTCGAGCTCTTACTGCGCTACAATACCGCCGACACGAAGAATCTCGAACCCTTGGCGGACTTGTTGTTCGATCGGATGGTTACGCAGTACGGCCCACCGTCGGTGGGCATCCAGGCGGGAAAGACCGCCCCGCCATCCGGAACTCCATGA